The following are encoded together in the Drosophila biarmipes strain raj3 chromosome 3L, RU_DBia_V1.1, whole genome shotgun sequence genome:
- the LOC108034616 gene encoding uncharacterized protein LOC108034616 — protein sequence MFAETALISNSNGVLEKRSLTGASTNMKKLLKTIKKIFKNPKPSKEIPVSNVLYSCATEEEHQNWLNEQLEAKATSLLC from the coding sequence ATGTTCGCCGAAACAGCTCTTATTTCCAACTCAAACGGAGTGTTGGAGAAGCGATCCCTCACCGGCGCCTCCACCAACATGAAGAAGCTGCTGAAGACCATCAAGAAGATCTTCAAGAACCCGAAACCTTCCAAGGAGATCCCGGTCTCCAACGTCCTTTACTCCTGCGCCACCGAGGAGGAGCACCAGAATTGGCTCAACGAACAACTGGAGGCCAAGGCAACCAGCCTCCTCTGCTAA
- the LOC108034663 gene encoding uncharacterized protein LOC108034663, which yields MFAETALISNSNGVSEKRSLTGASTNMKRLLKTIKKIFKNPKPSKEIPVSNVLYSCATEEEHQNWLNEQLEAKATSLLC from the coding sequence ATGTTCGCCGAAACCGCTCTAATTTCCAACTCGAACGGAGTGTCGGAGAAGCGATCTCTCACCGGCGCCTCCACCAACATGAAGAGGCTGCTGAAGACCATCAAGAAGATCTTCAAGAACCCGAAACCTTCCAAGGAGATCCCGGTCTCCAACGTCCTTTACTCCTGCGCCACCGAGGAGGAGCACCAGAATTGGCTCAACGAACAACTGGAGGCCAAGGCAACCAGCCTCCTCTGCTGA
- the LOC108035593 gene encoding echinoderm microtubule-associated protein-like CG42247 isoform X2: MYIDEDSEESSPFVMLTSPTKSWPASYGKKNGMWYASPGNQGWGSKPASRKPSIMEADLGTLSTTSGSIKRSAGRVIRIINNLDHSVQCRVLLNLRTSQPFEEVLEDLGQVLKINGAKKMYTGTGQEVRSFSQLRNEFADVDTFYLATGTALIAGSPIRRSRSRPSVVAAAPILPTDELPKVPLRGARPRSKSRPRILYAPESEILRPNGEYTMLDIMKEEPTKVTIRGLRRTFYPPVHHAPADNSPPDKKLQLQWVHGYRGIDARRNLWVLPSGELLYYVAAVAVLFDRDEDAQRHYTGHTEDIMCMDVHPSRELVASGQKAGRDRKSQAHVRIWSTESLQTLYVFGMGELDSGVTAVAFSQLNGGSYILAVDSGRESILSVWQWQWGHLLGKVATLQEGLSGAAFHPLDDNLIITHGRGHLAFWHRRKDGFFERTDIVKQPSRSHVTSVQFEPDGDVITADSDGFITIYSVDSDGAYFVRTEFEAHNKGIGCLIMLGEGTLLSGGEKDRKIAAWDSLQNYKKIADTKLPEAAGGVRTIYPQRPGRNDGNIYVGTTRNNILEGSLQRRFTQVVFGHGRQLWGLAAHPDDELYATAGHDKHVALWRKNKLIWTIQTGYECVALAFHPFGTLAAGSTEGHLLVINCENGAVMLTLRVCGSPLNCVAYNQVGDMIAMGSQNGSIYLFRVSRDGFSYKKVNKIRGSQPLTDLDWSMDGNFVQTVTIDFDLLFWDAKSLSPERSPIAMKDVKWLTNNCTVGFLVAGQWSNRYYSTTNTIVATCSRSAAHDMLASGDAEGYLRLFRYPCISPRAEFHESKVYSGMLACVRFLCGDHTLITVGGTDASLMVWDIVEE; encoded by the exons ATGTACATCGACGAGGATAGCGAGGAAAGTTCGCCCTTTGTGATGCTCACATCCCCCACGAAGTCTTGG CCCGCCAGCTACGGCAAGAAGAACGGGATGTGGTATGCATCGCCTGGAAACCAGGGATGGGGCTCCAAGCCCGCCAGTCGGAAGCCCTCAATAATGGAAGCGGATTTGGGCACATTATCGACCACATCAGGCTCGATAAAGCGCAGCGCCGGCCGTGTGATACGCATCATCAATAATTTGGATCATTCGGTGCAG TGCCGCGTTTTGTTGAACCTACGCACCTCGCAGCCGTTCGAGGAAGTGCTCGAGGATTTGGGTCAAGTGCTGAAAATTAACGGAGCAAAGAAAATGTACACAGGCACTGGCCAGGAG GTTCGCAGCTTCTCCCAGCTGCGGAACGAGTTCGCCGACGTGGACACCTTTTACCTGGCCACGGGCACGGCCTTGATCGCCGGCAGCCCCATCCGGCGCTCCCGATCCCGCCCCTCGGTGGTGGCCGCCGCGCCCATTTTACCCACGGACGAGCTGCCCAAGGTTCCGCTGCGCGGAGCCCGTCCCAGAAGCAAGAGCAGGCCTCGAATCCTCTACGCTCCCGAAAGCGAGATCCTGCGGCCGAACGGCGAGTACACGATGCTGGACATCATGAAGGAGGAGCCCACGAAGGTCACAATCCGCGGACTGCGGCGCACCTTCTATCCGCCCGTCCACCATGCGCCGGCGGACAATTCCCCGCCGGACAAAAAGCTGCAGCTCCAATGGGT CCATGGCTACCGCGGCATCGATGCGCGGCGCAATCTCTGGGTCCTGCCCTCCGGAGAGCTCCTCTACTACGTGGCCGCTGTGGCCGTACTCTTCGATCGCGACGAAGATGCCCAGAGACACTACACTGGACACACCGAGGATATCATGTg CATGGATGTGCATCCCTCCAGAGAGCTGGTGGCCTCTGGTCAGAAGGCAGGGCGGGATCGCAAGTCGCAGGCGCACGTTCGCATCTGGAGCACCGAGTCCCTGCAGACGCTCTACGTCTTCGGCATGGGCGAACTCGACAGCGGGGTAACCGCCGTGGCCTTCTCCCAGCTG AACGGAGGCAGCTACATATTGGCGGTGGACAGCGGGCGCGAGAGCATCCTATCCgtgtggcagtggcagtggggTCACCTGCTGGGCAAAGTGGCC ACCCTGCAGGAGGGATTGTCGGGGGCGGCCTTCCACCCGCTGGACGATAATCTAATCATCACCCATGGACGCGGCCACCTGGCCTTCTGGCACCGGCGCAAGGATGGCTTCTTCGAGCGCACGGACATCGTGAAGCAGCCGTCGCGCTCCCATGTCACCAGTGTGCAGTTCGAGCCGGATGGCGATGTCATCACCGCGGACTCGGATGGCTTCATTACCATCTACTCGGTGGACTCGGATGGCGCCTACTTCGTGCGCACGGAGTTCGAGGCCCACAACAAGGGCATCGGCTGCCTGATCATGCTGGGCGAGGGCACCCTGCTCTCCGGCGGCGAGAAGGATCGCAAGATCGCCGCCTGGGACTCCCTGCAGAACTACAAGAAGATCGCCGATACCAAG CTCCCCGAGGCCGCTGGCGGCGTGCGCACCATCTATCCACAGCGCCCCGGGCGGAACGACGGCAACATCTACGTGGGCACCACGCGGAACAACATCCTGGAGGGCTCGCTGCAGCGTCGCTTCACCCAGGTGGTGTTCGGCCACGGGCGGCAGCTGTGGGGCCTGGCCGCCCACCCGGACGACGAGCTGTACGCCACCGCCGGCCACGACAAGCACGTGGCCCTGTGGCGCAAGAACAAGCTCATCTGGACCATACAGACGGGCTACGAGTGCGTGGCGCTGGCCTTCCATCCCTTCGGCACCCTGGCCGCCGGCAGCACCGAAGGGCACCTGCTGGTCATCAACTGCGAGAACGGGGCGGTCATGCTGACCCTGAGGGTCTGCGGGTCGCCACTCAACTGTGTGGCCTATAACCAGG TTGGCGACATGATCGCCATGGGCTCGCAGAACGGCAGCATTTACCTCTTCCGCGTGTCGCGCGACGGCTTCTCCTACAAGAAGGTGAACAAGATCCGGGGATCGCAGCCGCTGACCGATCTGGACTGGAGCATGGACGGCAACTTTGTGCAGACGGTGACCATCGACTTCGACCTGCTGTTCTGGGACGCCAAGTCCCTGTCGCCGGAGCGCAGTCCCATTGCCATGAAGGACGTCAAGTGGCTGACCAACAACTGCACCGTCGGCTTCCTGGTGGCGGGTCAGTGGAGCAACCGCTACTACAGCACCACCAACACCATAGTCGCCACCTGCAGCCGCTCCGCCGCCCACGACATGCTCGCCTCCGGTGACGCCGAGGGCTATCTGCGATTATTCAG GTACCCCTGCATCTCGCCGCGCGCCGAGTTCCACGAGTCGAAGGTGTACTCCGGGATGCTGGCCTGCGTCCGCTTCCTGTGCGGCGACCACACGCTCATCACCGTGGGCGGCACAGACGCGTCCCTGATGGTGTGGGACATTGTCGAGGAATAG